TACAACGCACATGGGGCCACGACAACGTAACCAATGAACTGGAGTTTGTGGACGAACGGACCATCAGGGGCCTAAAATACAGTAAGGGATGGGCCACGGAACATAAGGTATATTTTTATATGGAATTTTCCAGTCCGTTCAAGGTACATTCCGTAATGGTGGACGGAAAAGAATCCAATAAAGACCAAGCCCGTCACCAATATAAAGGAACCGATGTATATTCCTATTTGACCTTTGACCAACTGGCGGACAATGAGCCACTACTTATAAAAGTGGGCATCTCACCGGTGGATAGGTCCGGTGCGGAAAACAATCTAAAGACCGAGTCACCCAACTGGGATTTTGAAGGCATTGTAAATGCCCATAAAAATACGTGGAAAACGGAATTGGGGCGCATTCGGATACAGACTCCGGATGACAAAAAACGAACCATCTTCTATACGGCTTTGTACCATAGTATGATAGCCCCCATGGTCTATCAAGATATCGATGGTCGTTATTGGGGGATGGATAAAAAAATACACCGGGCAAAACACGGGCAGACCTATTACACCGTATACTCATTATGGGATACGTTTAGGGCATTGCACCCCTTAATGAGCATTATTGATGAAAAGCGTACGGTGGAATGGGCCAATGACCTGTTACTCAAATACCAACAAGGCGGCATTTTGCCCAAATGGGCCTTGGCCTCCAACTATACGGGCACCATGGTGGGCTATCCAGCGGCGGCCAATTTGGCAGACGCACTATCCAAAGGTTTTTCCGGCATTGATAAGGAACTGGCCTTGCAGGCCGCAATGACCAGCGCTTCCTATTTGCCCGATCTACCTGCCTTGGCAAACGACCCTAAAAAGCATCGGATAATGACTGGGCATAACAAGTATATCAATCAAGGGGTACATATTCCTTCAGATAAGATAACCAAATCGGTTTCCTACGGATTGGAAAACGCATATTACGATTGGTGTGTCATGAGGTTGGCCGAAATTGCCGGACAAGATTCCATTGCCAATGTATTTAAGAAGCGGGCCAAAAATTATGCCTTGTATTTTGATGCCGAAACCGGTTTTATGCGGGGCAAAAACAAGGACGGCTCTTGGGCTACCCCATTTAATCCAAAATATTCAAGCCATGAAGAATCCGATTATGTAGAAGGAAACGCATGGCAATGGAATTGGTTTGTACCCCATGATATCAAAGGATTTGTCAATTTGTATGGAAGTACGGACGTATTTGCAAAAAAATTGGATTCACTGTTCTCGACCTCATCGGAAATCGAAGGTGAACATGCCAGTGGCGACATTACGGGACTTATAGGACAATACGCCCATGGCAACGAACCCAGTCATCATATCGCCTACATATATAATTATATTGGGCAGGATTGGAAAGCACAGAAGATCCTGGACAACATCCTTACCAATTTTTATACTGCGGAACCGGACGGAATCATCGGCAATGAAGATTGTGGGCAAATGTCCGCATGGTACATCTTAAGTAGCATGGGCTTCTACCAATTGGCACCGGGAAATCCCGTATATACCATTGGCAGACCACTCTTTGACGAAGTCGAAATTGCCTTGGAACACGGGAACACATTTATCATAAAAACTATTGACAATACACCAAAAAACAAATATGTGCAACAAATCAAACTGAATGGAAAAATTTTGGAAACGCCCTTCTTTACCCATGAAACCCTAAAAAAAGGAGGGAATCTTACAATAACTATGGGCTCGGCACCTAAAAAAGATGAAAAACAAATTAAATAGAATGAAACACTATTTTGTAATACTAATGACACTATTTACTTTAAGTAGTTGCACGGAGAAGACCAAGACGTTTACGGCATCGGAAATACATATACTGCCAAAACCCAACAAAGTGACTTTGGCAGAATCATCCTTTCTGCTGAGGGACAACCTCACTATCGGATATACTAATGAAACCCAAAAAAATGCGGCAAATCATTTGGAACAGGTTGTTAGGGAAATGGCAAATGTGCAATTCGAAGTAAAAGATGGTATAGGGGCAAGCATAGCATTCATTAAAGTGGAAGGGGTGGAACCCGAAACCTATCAACTTACGGTAACCCCCAAAAAAGTGACTATTGGGGCAAGTGGCGCGGCAGGCTATTTTTATGGTGTACAGACCTTACGCCAGCTACTTTCCTTTGAAAACAAGGAAAACGCGTCAGGCCAATGGTTGATTCCTTCCATTGCCATTGAAGACGCTCCCCGTTTTAAGTGGCGTGCTTATATGTTGGACGAATCGCGTTATTTTTTTGGGGAAGCCTTTGTAAAAAAAATGTTGGATGAAATGGCATTGTTGAAAATGAACATTTTCCATTGGCATTTGACCGATGATGCGGGTTGGCGTATCGAAATCAAAAAATATCCATTGTTGACAAAGGTAGGTGCCTTTCGCTTAGATTCGGAAATCGAGACTTGGGGAAGTGGTAAGACCTCCGGTGAGCCCCACGGTGGATTTTATACCCAAGAACAGATTAAGGACATCGTGGCTTATGCCGCGGAACGAAACATTACCATAATTCCCGAGTTTGAAATGCCCGGACACAGCAATGCTGCCATTGCCGCTTATACATGGTTGGGAACTGCAGGAAAGGATATCGACGTGCCCATAAAGTTTGGTAGGCATTATGACAATTATGATGTGACAAAACCCAAGGTAGTACAGTTTGTAAAGGACGTACTGAGGGAAATGTTTGCACTGTTCCCATCAGAGGTCATTCATATTGGCGGAGATGAGGTTGGTTATAAGGTTTGGGAAGAAGCACCGCATGTACAAGAGTTCATGCAAGAAAATGGCATCAACACCCCAGCTGATTTACAGATTGACTTTACCAATAAAATATCGCAGTTTATAGGGCAGAACGGGCATAGAATGATGGGGTGGAACGAGATATTGGGCGTTAATGTCCATGAAGGATTCAAAGAAAAGAAAGATGACAAAGATGCTGAGACGGAACTCGCCAAAAATGTCGTTATCCATTTTTGGAAAGGCGATTTGGGATTGGCGACTGCCGCAGCCCAAAAAGGGTATGGTATTGTAAACTCTATCCACACACATACGTATTTGGATTACAGCTATGCATACACACCGTTGAAAAAGGCCTATAATTTTGACCCTATTCCAGAAGGATTGGAGTCACAATACCACAAAAATATCTATGGAACAGGATGTCAGATGTGGAGCGAATGGACACCCACTTATAAAGATGTGGAATACCAAACATTTCCACGTATAGCGGCATATGCCGAAGTAGGGTGGACCCAATTGGACAATAAAAATTTTGAAAGTTTTAAAACTGCGCTGGCAAAACAGCAAAAACATTGGGATTCCAAGGAAATCAATTATGCCAAAGTCGTGGAAAAAGAATAATGTAATAATGACTAAAATGTATACCGTGAAATATCTTTTGTTTCTTCTTATTATGATTATGCTGACCACCCAATGGGTTGTATCGAAAAATCGAAAATATTTAGTGTTAGGGAATCAGACGTTTCCATTGTTCGCTCTCCAATGAATACAATTTTCTATGAAAAGGAGTTGCTTGCCATTTATAAAGTATGAGGTAGTAATAAAATAGTATTAACGGTTTGGTACTAGGTAGGTATCCCAAATAAAAAAACAAACCGGAAGGTAATACCATAGCAATTGATTAAAAATAAAAATGATGAAATACAAAATCGTATTAGCCCTAAGTTGTTTTTTTTGCATGCTGGCTTGTCAGCAGCAAAAAGAAATAGTCGTAGCACAGACTTATGAAGAACCCATAGACCCATCGCCCAGTGAAGGCGAAAAGTGGAGTGTTTTACCCGAAGGTTTGCAGGCTTCCATGGTTTCAACCGGGATTCGTTTTGTAAAGAGTGAAATCCCAAAACTGAAGCAACAAAACAATTGGACGGGTACTGTTTGGAAAGGGGAGCGGACATCGGCACAAATGGTGCTTTGGAGCAAAGATTCCATTACAAAAGTGGCACTGGAAATTGCTGATTTTATCTCTGACAAAGGTGATAGAATTACTGCGGACCATGCCCAGTTAAACTTTGTAAAATATGTGATTACCGATGAATTTGCCGAAGGTTGTGGGTATCGAAAACCAGAGGATTTTGCATCTTCGCTTGCCGCCGATGCTTTAGAGCCCGTAACTACTTATGCCTTAAAGGCACAGGAGACCCGACCTGTCTGGATAACTATGGATGTACCATCTGATGCTACTGCTGGAATGTATCATAGTACTATTACCCTGTTTGCAGAAGGGCAAAAGCCCAAAACGTTTAAGATGAGACTTGATGTTATCAATAAGGTGTTACCGTCTGTGACGGACTGGAAGTTTCATCTCGATTTATGGCAAAACCCCTATGCTGTCGCACGTTACCATAATGTCGAACCATGGACACAAGACCATTGGGATTTATTAAAGCCGTTGATGCATCGATTGGCTAATGCCGGACAAAAAGTGATTACGGTATCCTTGAACAAACGACCATGGGGCGGACAGACCTTCGACCAATTTGAAGCAATGATCGATTGGAGAAAAAAAGCAGATGGTACTTGGGTATATGACTATACCATTTTCGACAATTGGGTACAGTTCATGATGGATCTAGGAATCAAAAAGCAAATCAGTTGCTATTCCATGGTTCCTTGGGGCAATGAAATGTATTTTTTTGATGAAAAGGAAGGAAAAGAGGTAAAGGTAATAGCTCCACCGGGAACAAAAGAGTACGAAAATTTATGGGTTCCTTTTTTAAAGGATTTTAAAACGCACTTAGCGGATAAGGGATGGAATGCCATTACTAGAATTGCCATGGATGAGCGAGCCCCAAAAGAAATGAAGGCAATGTTGGATTTAATCAATAGGGTTGCTCCAGAGTTAGGAATTTCTCTAGCGGATAATCATAAAAGCTATAAACAATACCCAGATGAACTAAAAGATATGTCCGTAGCTTTTGGAGATCCTGTTGACGAGGAAGATTTGGTAGATAGAAAGCAAAAAGGGTACATCAGTACACACTATGTGTGTTGTCAGGATAAGTTTCCAAATACTTTTACCTTCTCAGATCCCTTAGAAGGAGTGTTTATTGGTTGGTACAGTATCGCCGCAAACTTTGATGGTTTCTTGCGTTGGGCCTATAACAGTTGGGTAGAGAATCCACTTCAAGATTCGCGTTTTAGGGCATGGCCTGCAGGAGACACATATCAAGTTTATCCAGATAACCGAAGTTCCATACGGTTTGAAACCCTTAGGGAGGGAATCGAAGATGCCGAGAAAATTAGGATTTTAAGAGAAGAGTTAGAGCAAAAGGGTTTGCAAGATGAATTGGATTATTTAAACAAAGTGGTGAACCAATTCACTATTACCACTAAACCTAATGATTTGGAGTCCCTTATTGTGAACGGACAGCAAGTACTGAATACCCTGGCCGTAAAACTTATAGAATAAGTATAATTCGGACTTTTTTAGGTTTCTGAGCACATCCCCTATAAACAATCAGTTCGTTGAAATTTAAAAAACAATATATAAAAGTGGCAAAAACAGTAATGATTATTGTTCTTTTTCTTATGAGCATGTCTGACCTTATTGGACAGGTAGCGCATACATTGGAATCAAACGAAACTGTCACCTCATCAAATGAGGACAGGGAGAAATTATTGGAAAAATATCACGAATTAAGTTCGAACCCAGTGTTGTTCACCCATGAACAACGAGTGTATAAAGAAGATTATTTGGAGGGTATTCAATTTCCCGTGGGCGGTATTGGCACAGGTTGTATCCAGTTCAATGGAAAGGCACAGTCCAAATATTGGCAGATATTCAATAATATGACCCATGAATTTATACCCAATAGTTTTTTTGCCATTAGGGAAACATCCGAGGAGAAAGTCAAGGTAAGGGCACTGCAGACTGAAAGTGTTGGCGATTTCAAGGCTATGGAAGCCCTTGAGGCCACTACAAAATTTCCTTTTTTAGAATATCATTTTAAGGACGATCTAAAAACCGATATCACTATGGAGGTCTTTAATCCGTTTGTTCCAACAGACCTTAAACAGTCAGGTATTCCAGCCGTCTTTTATCGCTTTGTCCTTAAAAACACTACCAAGGATCCTTTAGAATTAAGTTTATTGGCATCACAACAAAACGCCGTGGGATATTCCAAGGTGCCCATCGAACATACGGAGAATGGTTTTGCATTTAACTTTAAAAATGCTATTGATAAACGATATGCCGTTGACAATACATCCCAGTTTTATGGAGGTAACTTCAATACGGTTTCAGTCCAAGGTAAGGCAAAGATGCTGTACATGTCGAGTTCAATACCCCAAGAAGACCAGCACTATGGAGAAATGGCACTGTTGCTGTTCGATGAAGATTCCTATGTCAGTGAGGCGACCTCTAGCTGGGGTAATTTGGAACAGCTTTACCGATCATTTGCCAAAGACGGGCATATCAAACAAAGAAAAAAGACAGATTCCAGTAAAAAGGGAGCGACCTACTCAGGGGCTTTGAATATGGTCTTCACCTTAAAACCGGGTGAAACAAAAGTAGTGCACATGGCTTTGGCGTGGTACTTTCCCAATGGAAAAAATGGTGGTTTTATGGATAAATGGGATACTTGGGGCAATGGCGATTGGGAAGGCAATGGCAATAAATATGCCATCTATTGGGACAACATGGCTACTTTGACAAATTATCTTCAAGAGAATTATGGCACCTTGATACAAAACACCGAGAATTTTACAAATACTTTGTTCAGCAGTAACCTTCCGCAGTGGCTGATAGAACGGTTGAGCAATCAATTGGCCATTATGAAAAGTCGTACGCTATTTCATGATAAAGATGACTATGTGGGACTATGGGAAGGTACAGGAGGTTGTGACGGGTCATGCGCGGGCAATTGCAACCATGTATGGCACTATGCACAGGCGCATGCCCGTTTGTTTCCAGAACTGGGCAAGAAAATCAGAAACCAAGCCTTTGACCTGATAAAGCCAAATGGGCAAATTCCATATCGCCAACCGGCAGGTTCCTTTGCCTTTGACGGGCAGTGTGGTGATATATTGGGAGCTTATAGGGAACATTTACTTTCGGAAGATAATACATGGTTGTTACAATATTATCCTGCAATTAAAAAGGCCATGAATTACGTAATAGAAGAACATGATAACGATATGGACGGTTGGCTTTCAGATAAGGCAAAACATACCACTTATGATGCCTCAATGACAGGTAACCCTTCGTTTTTAAGCTCTTTATATTTGGCCGCTTTGATGGCCAGTAAAGAAATGGCATTGGTGGTCAAAGATCAAGCACAGGCAGATGAATGGAAGTTAATTGCTGAAAAATCTGCTGAAAAACAAAGTGACAGCTTATGGAATGGGGAATATTTTTATCAGAGAAAAGGAGAAAAGAATGCCACGGATTATGAAAATGGTTGCCATGCGGATCAATTGTTAGGACAATGGTGGGCAGATCAGTTGGGACTAGGAAATTTATACCCGGACTACAAAGTAAAAGTAGCCAATGAAGCTATTCTAAAATACAACTTCAAAAGTGACCTAAGCGTACACGATCAAGGGCATAGAACTTTTGCCTTACCTCAGGAGGCCGGAATGGTCGTAACGACCTGGCCCAATGACGACAGGCCAAAATATGCTTCAGGATACTCCGGGGAAGTATGGAGTACCTTTGAATATACTATCGGGGCACAGTTGTTCAAATACAATAAAATACAAGACGCTTTGACCATCTTGCGTACAGGGTTTGAGCGTTATGACGGTAAATATCGAACGGGCTATATTGGGAAATGGGGCAATTTTGGATTTAGCGGAAACCCTTTTGGTGATGATGAATGTGGCCAGTTTTACGGTAGAGCTCTGTCCCAATGGTCTGTATGGTTGGCTGCTCAGGGATTTGAATATAACGGACCTGAACAAACCATAGGTTTTGATCCTAAATGGAAGCCAGATGATCACCGATCGTTTTTCTCCACGGCAAAAGGCTGGGGCATTTTTACCCAACAGCGAAACAAAAACCAGCAAATAAACACGATAACCTTAAAACATGGCAGTTTAAAATTGAAGCAAATCGTATTGGATATGCCAGTTGTTTCCAAATCTTCAAAAATACAGGTGAAACACAACGGTGAGAAAATAACATTTTCTTCAAAAAGGAATTCGCAAACCAAGACCCTGTTAGAAATCGATGAGATAACAATGGGCAAAAATAGTATGATGGAGATTACGATAGACCATGAAAAATAGCGTCGGACTTTGCATTGCACTTTTTTGCGTTTTTATCATAGAAGCGCAATCACCATCGCTGAAGATTTTGAACTTTCAAGGGGATAATGGTTTTCAACATGAGTCCAAAAACCAGGCAAAACAGTTTATAACCCAGCTTGCTGTTGCAAATGATTGGGTAGTGGTCTCGACTGATGATGCCGGTATTTTTAATGCAAGGGACCTGTTCAAGTTCCATGTGATCATCTTTAACAACAATTGTGGGAATACCGGACGTATCCTGAACAAACAACGACAACTGACTTTTCAGAATTGCATAAGACGGGGAGGAGGTTTTGTGGGGATACATTGTGCAGGGGCCATTTTTAACGAAGGAGGAAGTTATCAATTGTGGTATGAGAAATTGGTGGGGACTAAATTGACAAACCATCCAAAGGTACAAAGAGCGACAATTCTTGTAGAAAACAGCGGGCATTATATCGCGCAACATATTACGGAAAATTGGGAGGTCAATGATGAATGGCATGCCTTTTCATACAACCCTAGGGCAAACGTAAACGTTTTGCTGTCGGTCGATGAGTCTACTTACAGAGGGACGCCCAAAATGGACGGGGATCATCCTGTGGCATGGTACCATTTTTATGATGGTGGTCGCTCATTTTTTACCACTTTGGGCCATACCGAATCCACATATAAAGATGGTCGGTACATTGCCATGATTAAAAATGCTATTGCTTGGGCAGCTGGTAAGGAAAATAAAATATCTAATCTTCCCGTACAGAAGAATTTATTATTGGATTTGGATGGCAATCATGGTATTGAAATCGATAAGGGGGATAAAGTCATTTCATGGAAAAACAGGGTTATCAACAACATCGGAAAATTTGAACATCAAGATTCGGGCAGGACTATCAAAGGCTCGGGCATGCCCCGTTTGGTATTGAACGTGCCTGAACTGAATGGTAATAATGTTGTTGTCTTTCATCGCCAAGAATTGGTAAACCATCAAGAAGATGCTTTTGATCATCTTATTACAGGAAGTGGTTATACGTGGTTTTCGGTAATATGTGTATATCAACAAGTATCCAATTTGCCCGGGGTGAATTCATTTTTCGGGAACTTAAGGAACAATAATAAGGATGGCGGAAAGTATGAGGGACTATTGGCGGGTCTGACTGATGATAATAAAGTTTGGATTGGTTCTAGAAATGCAAGGACCTTTGGGCGATGGGATGAAAATAACCCACAACTTTTGGCCCCGGAACCACTCGAAGAAGGGAAATACTATGTGGTGGTTGGTAGAATGGCAGCTGGAACCGGAGAGGTGACCCTTGAACTTTTTGTAAATGAGAATGTACCAGTAGCCATAGACAAATTTCCAGTAAACACGGAAGCCAATTCCTCAAAATTGGTCATGGGGCAAGAGCGTGATGCCGTGGAACACCCAGGAAAAGAATCGTTTGACGGGGCTATTGCACGATTTATGATTTATGATAGATCCTTGACCGATGCGGAACTTGCCAGTACGATGGATTATTTGAAAAAGAAGTATGGGCTATAGGGGTTCCAATTTCAAAAAATGTGAATTTCAAACAATGGGTCGATATTTAATACTTGGATGTGGCAATTTCAATGTTGGCGTTTTTAGTAATAGGGTGAAGGGAAGATACCAAAGAAGAAATGCTGGATATTCAGTGTCCATACGACGGTGAAGTATATGGAAAACTAGAAAAAATGCCTTGGGAAAATTGAGCAGTCTACTTGGGCCATGAACTATCATTTGGCCTATTTAAAACAAGTCCACGGAAAATTGAGGTTTATCTGGAATAACATATTTGAACTAAAAACGTATCTAAAAATGAATGTAATGGCAAAAATAGCTGTAATAGTATTGATGGGGTTTTTTTATTGTCGGAGGCTACGATTGTCCACCAAAAAAAGAAGCGGAAATCCATGTTATGGATGTTAAGGCAAAGACAGGTTGGAAAACCGATTTGGAAGCAAAAATAAAAGTATACGGACACCGAAACTGGATTGTGGTGGCGGATGGCGCCTATCCGCAACAGAGTAATCCGGCCATAGAAACCATTACCATTGATGCATCGCAATTGGAGGCCGTAGCGTATGTCAGTGAGTTGATAACAAAGGCTACCCATGTCGATGCCGATATTCTTGTGGACAAAGAGATGGCATATGTTGCAGAAGAAAATGCAAAGGGAATCACCACATACCGTAACGATTTACATGAACTTTTAAAGGATAAACCCGTAAAAACGATGTTGCACGAAGATATCATTAGGGAATTGGATGCTTCTGCTGAGTTGTTTAACGTATTGATAATTAAAACTGATTTGGCAATTCCATATACCTCGGTATTTTTTCAATTGGAATGCGGTTATTGGAATGGAGGTGTGGAGGAAGCCTTGCGTGAAGCCATGAAAAATCAGTGATCAACGTATGTTCGTCTGTTTGCAAATGGCGATGTTCACAGGTTTGTGTGCGACGACAATAAAATATGTCTAATCATGGTATATGACAAAAAGTATCAACATTGTATATGACTAAAAGTATCAACATTATGGAAATTCAGGGTTGAGCCTTGTGGAAACCCCATTTTATGTCATGTGCCTTAATCCTTCATAAAAATGTCCAAAAACACAATGTTTGCAAAAGGGAGTCTGGTAGTATTGTTCATATTGATATTAAGCTGTGCTAAACAGCCCAGGAAAGTTTACAAGACAAAAACAATTGGTATTATTCCTAAACCTACTTTGGTCGAAAAAGGAGTCGGTTTTTTTACATTGAATGATGAAACGATTATTGTGTTTTCGGAGTCTGATGAAGCCAAGCTAAAAGCCCAGCAATTGGGCACCTTGTTGGGTATTGGATTCTCAAAAATACGATCTTCAGCATCGCAGGGAACGGTATCCAACAGTATTATACTGAAAATTTCAGAGGAAAGCATCAAAGATACAGAAGGATATACATTGGATGTTTCCGAAGAACATATCCGTATTGGTGCTCCAGATGGCGCTGGACTATTTTACGGGATTCAGACGTTACGCCAATTGTTGCCAAAAACCTACAAAACTTCTGTGGATATAGGCAATAGGGTATGCAAGATTCCGACGGTCAACATAATCGATAGCCCCAAGTTTGGTTGGCGGGGCATGATGTTGGATGTCAGTAGGCATTTTTTACCCACCGATTCGGTGAAGCGATTTATAGACCATTTGGCACGCTATAAATTCAATGTGTTCCATATCCATTTGACCGATGACCAAGGATGGCGTTTTGAATCGGAAAAATATCCAAAGCTTACCGAAATCGGTGCATGGCGTGTAGATCGTTCGGGAAAGCGTTGGTTCGATCGAGAACCGCAACGAATGGAGGAGAAACCTAGTTATGGTGGATTTTATACCAAAGAAGAACTTAAGGATATTGTTGCGTATGCCCGTTCAAAACATATAGAAGTGCTCCCGGAGATTGACGTTCCAGGACATTCCAGAGCCATCGTGGCTTCTTACCCAGAATTGGGGTGCGCGACCGTTCCTGTACATG
The sequence above is a segment of the Muricauda sp. SCSIO 64092 genome. Coding sequences within it:
- a CDS encoding GH116 family glycosyl-hydrolase, with translation MAKTVMIIVLFLMSMSDLIGQVAHTLESNETVTSSNEDREKLLEKYHELSSNPVLFTHEQRVYKEDYLEGIQFPVGGIGTGCIQFNGKAQSKYWQIFNNMTHEFIPNSFFAIRETSEEKVKVRALQTESVGDFKAMEALEATTKFPFLEYHFKDDLKTDITMEVFNPFVPTDLKQSGIPAVFYRFVLKNTTKDPLELSLLASQQNAVGYSKVPIEHTENGFAFNFKNAIDKRYAVDNTSQFYGGNFNTVSVQGKAKMLYMSSSIPQEDQHYGEMALLLFDEDSYVSEATSSWGNLEQLYRSFAKDGHIKQRKKTDSSKKGATYSGALNMVFTLKPGETKVVHMALAWYFPNGKNGGFMDKWDTWGNGDWEGNGNKYAIYWDNMATLTNYLQENYGTLIQNTENFTNTLFSSNLPQWLIERLSNQLAIMKSRTLFHDKDDYVGLWEGTGGCDGSCAGNCNHVWHYAQAHARLFPELGKKIRNQAFDLIKPNGQIPYRQPAGSFAFDGQCGDILGAYREHLLSEDNTWLLQYYPAIKKAMNYVIEEHDNDMDGWLSDKAKHTTYDASMTGNPSFLSSLYLAALMASKEMALVVKDQAQADEWKLIAEKSAEKQSDSLWNGEYFYQRKGEKNATDYENGCHADQLLGQWWADQLGLGNLYPDYKVKVANEAILKYNFKSDLSVHDQGHRTFALPQEAGMVVTTWPNDDRPKYASGYSGEVWSTFEYTIGAQLFKYNKIQDALTILRTGFERYDGKYRTGYIGKWGNFGFSGNPFGDDECGQFYGRALSQWSVWLAAQGFEYNGPEQTIGFDPKWKPDDHRSFFSTAKGWGIFTQQRNKNQQINTITLKHGSLKLKQIVLDMPVVSKSSKIQVKHNGEKITFSSKRNSQTKTLLEIDEITMGKNSMMEITIDHEK
- a CDS encoding GH92 family glycosyl hydrolase, which translates into the protein MMKPNPLYLFCIIMLSCVPKDAAQKTSKKIDVLAHVDPFIGTGFHGHTFPGPVLPHGMVQLGPDTKLNGWDASSGYHYADSTIYGFSHTHLSGTGIGDMGDLLLLPFTGEVPENKPIALFNKEDEQATVGEYSVTFKNYGVKADLTTTLRTGMHRYFFSEDEKKQLLVDVGHILQRTWGHDNVTNELEFVDERTIRGLKYSKGWATEHKVYFYMEFSSPFKVHSVMVDGKESNKDQARHQYKGTDVYSYLTFDQLADNEPLLIKVGISPVDRSGAENNLKTESPNWDFEGIVNAHKNTWKTELGRIRIQTPDDKKRTIFYTALYHSMIAPMVYQDIDGRYWGMDKKIHRAKHGQTYYTVYSLWDTFRALHPLMSIIDEKRTVEWANDLLLKYQQGGILPKWALASNYTGTMVGYPAAANLADALSKGFSGIDKELALQAAMTSASYLPDLPALANDPKKHRIMTGHNKYINQGVHIPSDKITKSVSYGLENAYYDWCVMRLAEIAGQDSIANVFKKRAKNYALYFDAETGFMRGKNKDGSWATPFNPKYSSHEESDYVEGNAWQWNWFVPHDIKGFVNLYGSTDVFAKKLDSLFSTSSEIEGEHASGDITGLIGQYAHGNEPSHHIAYIYNYIGQDWKAQKILDNILTNFYTAEPDGIIGNEDCGQMSAWYILSSMGFYQLAPGNPVYTIGRPLFDEVEIALEHGNTFIIKTIDNTPKNKYVQQIKLNGKILETPFFTHETLKKGGNLTITMGSAPKKDEKQIK
- a CDS encoding ThuA domain-containing protein, which codes for MKNSVGLCIALFCVFIIEAQSPSLKILNFQGDNGFQHESKNQAKQFITQLAVANDWVVVSTDDAGIFNARDLFKFHVIIFNNNCGNTGRILNKQRQLTFQNCIRRGGGFVGIHCAGAIFNEGGSYQLWYEKLVGTKLTNHPKVQRATILVENSGHYIAQHITENWEVNDEWHAFSYNPRANVNVLLSVDESTYRGTPKMDGDHPVAWYHFYDGGRSFFTTLGHTESTYKDGRYIAMIKNAIAWAAGKENKISNLPVQKNLLLDLDGNHGIEIDKGDKVISWKNRVINNIGKFEHQDSGRTIKGSGMPRLVLNVPELNGNNVVVFHRQELVNHQEDAFDHLITGSGYTWFSVICVYQQVSNLPGVNSFFGNLRNNNKDGGKYEGLLAGLTDDNKVWIGSRNARTFGRWDENNPQLLAPEPLEEGKYYVVVGRMAAGTGEVTLELFVNENVPVAIDKFPVNTEANSSKLVMGQERDAVEHPGKESFDGAIARFMIYDRSLTDAELASTMDYLKKKYGL
- a CDS encoding RbsD/FucU domain-containing protein, which gives rise to MDVKAKTGWKTDLEAKIKVYGHRNWIVVADGAYPQQSNPAIETITIDASQLEAVAYVSELITKATHVDADILVDKEMAYVAEENAKGITTYRNDLHELLKDKPVKTMLHEDIIRELDASAELFNVLIIKTDLAIPYTSVFFQLECGYWNGGVEEALREAMKNQ
- a CDS encoding DUF4091 domain-containing protein, coding for MMKYKIVLALSCFFCMLACQQQKEIVVAQTYEEPIDPSPSEGEKWSVLPEGLQASMVSTGIRFVKSEIPKLKQQNNWTGTVWKGERTSAQMVLWSKDSITKVALEIADFISDKGDRITADHAQLNFVKYVITDEFAEGCGYRKPEDFASSLAADALEPVTTYALKAQETRPVWITMDVPSDATAGMYHSTITLFAEGQKPKTFKMRLDVINKVLPSVTDWKFHLDLWQNPYAVARYHNVEPWTQDHWDLLKPLMHRLANAGQKVITVSLNKRPWGGQTFDQFEAMIDWRKKADGTWVYDYTIFDNWVQFMMDLGIKKQISCYSMVPWGNEMYFFDEKEGKEVKVIAPPGTKEYENLWVPFLKDFKTHLADKGWNAITRIAMDERAPKEMKAMLDLINRVAPELGISLADNHKSYKQYPDELKDMSVAFGDPVDEEDLVDRKQKGYISTHYVCCQDKFPNTFTFSDPLEGVFIGWYSIAANFDGFLRWAYNSWVENPLQDSRFRAWPAGDTYQVYPDNRSSIRFETLREGIEDAEKIRILREELEQKGLQDELDYLNKVVNQFTITTKPNDLESLIVNGQQVLNTLAVKLIE
- a CDS encoding beta-N-acetylhexosaminidase gives rise to the protein MKHYFVILMTLFTLSSCTEKTKTFTASEIHILPKPNKVTLAESSFLLRDNLTIGYTNETQKNAANHLEQVVREMANVQFEVKDGIGASIAFIKVEGVEPETYQLTVTPKKVTIGASGAAGYFYGVQTLRQLLSFENKENASGQWLIPSIAIEDAPRFKWRAYMLDESRYFFGEAFVKKMLDEMALLKMNIFHWHLTDDAGWRIEIKKYPLLTKVGAFRLDSEIETWGSGKTSGEPHGGFYTQEQIKDIVAYAAERNITIIPEFEMPGHSNAAIAAYTWLGTAGKDIDVPIKFGRHYDNYDVTKPKVVQFVKDVLREMFALFPSEVIHIGGDEVGYKVWEEAPHVQEFMQENGINTPADLQIDFTNKISQFIGQNGHRMMGWNEILGVNVHEGFKEKKDDKDAETELAKNVVIHFWKGDLGLATAAAQKGYGIVNSIHTHTYLDYSYAYTPLKKAYNFDPIPEGLESQYHKNIYGTGCQMWSEWTPTYKDVEYQTFPRIAAYAEVGWTQLDNKNFESFKTALAKQQKHWDSKEINYAKVVEKE